The DNA region TCGGTGATGTCGATGTTGCAGCCGGTGTAGCCCAGGAAGTTCTGGGCGTCGTCGAGCCGCGGCACGCCCTCGCACTGGAGCCAGCGCACCGCGCCCGTCCGGTCGATTACCCGCGCCTCGGTGCGGAACGGGACCCGGGCCTCGAACGCCTCCGTGAAGGCGCTGCGGAAATTCTCCAGATCGTCGGGATGCACGATCTGATGCCAGCCGTCGTCGTTGAACCGCGCGGCCGGCAGCCCGAACAGGTGCTCGAAGTGGAGGTTGGCGAAGCTGACCGCGCCGATCTCGTCGGTCATCCAGATCAGGGCCGGGGCCGAATCGGCCATGTGCCGGAAGCGCGCCTCGCTCTCGCTCAGCGCGCTCAGGCCGCGCTTGGTCTCGGCCAGCGCCCGGTCGCGCTCCTCCTCTCGGGTGCGCAGCCGCAGCGACGCCTCCGACAGCACGACGCCGAGCCGCTGGATCTCGTGCACCGGCGACGACACGCGCGGGATCGCCTCGCCCCGGGCCAGGGCAGGCCCGGATGCGGCCAGCAACCGGAGGGGTCGTGAGACCCGCGACCAGAGGTTGACCGCCAGGAGCGACGAGGTGGCGAGCACCAGCAGGCCGAATCCCGCGAATGCCCAGATCCAGCGCCGCACCCGCGCGTCGACGAGGGCCTGCGGGATGCTGGTCGCGACCATCCAGCCGGTGAGCCGCGAGCGCGCCTCGATCACCACCACCGGCTTGTGCTGGCGGTCCTGGCCCTCCCACACGCCGGGGGTCGACGACTGCACCTGGCGGAGGCTGGCGAGGCGCTGCTTGCCGACCACCGCCTCGGGATCGGGCAGGCGCGCCAGGACGACGCCGGCCCGGTCACTGATCCCCGTCGTCCAGCCCGGGACGACCTCGCGCGACAGGATTCCCTGCAGGCGGGACAGGGGAACGGTGAAGCTCAGAATGTAGCCGACCTCGCCGTCGACCATCACCGGCACGCCGACCGCGTAGGTGGCATCGCCCGGCATCGGTCCGGGCACGTAGCCGCTCACCATGGCGCGCTGCGTGCCCCGCGTAAGATCCTGATCGAAGGGAAGCGCGACGATCGGCATCGGCGCGCCGCGCGGCACGCCGGTATTCACCACCTCCTGACCGTTGGGCCGGCGCAGGAGCACGTCGAGATCGATCGATTCGCGGACGAGGCGCGCCTGGGCGTCGAACGCCTCGAAGTCGCCCTGCCGAATCCGCGGCGAGGTCGCCAGCGTCTGCAGCACCGACACGAGCCCGGCGGTGTCGCGGTCCAGGGACAGGCCGATGCCGCGCACGTTCTCGCGGGCGTCCTGCTCGAACCGCGCCCGCTCGGCGGAGGCGTAGCGCATCAGCAGGATGCTGGTGAACAGCAGGCCGGGGCCGATCAGCGCGATCACCAGCGCGATCAGGTAGACCTGGGTCGAGAAGCCGTTCCGCCCGAAGCGGTGCAGCCGCCGCGACAGCCACGAACGGCGCGCGGGGATCACCGCGGGGACGCCCGCGCCCTCTGCATGATGGTCCGGACTCAAGCGGGGTCCGTCCCCGGCCCGCGGCGCCCCGCGGGCTCGTCGCCGTTCCCTCGCCTCATGACCGGTCGATATGACCGAGATCGCGCGCCGGGTCGAGGTGGTCGCGCACCCGCTGCTTCAGCGCCTTCACGTCCGGAAACCCGCCGTCGCGCACCCGTTCCCAGAGGAGCGCCGCGCCCAGTTCGATGCGGAAGGTGCCTCCGGTGGCCGGCACGAGGGCGACCTCGCCGAGATCGTCCCGGAACGTCGAGAGGAGTTCCTGCGCCATCCAGGCCGCGCGCAGCAGCCAGTTGCACTGCGTGCAGTAGGTGATCGCGACGCGCGGCCGCCCTGGCCCCGCCGCGCCCTCCGCCGTCACGTCGCTGCCGGGCTTCGCGCCCGCTGGCCCCTCGTGCATCCCTGCACAGCGCACCGGGCCGACGGCCTTGTCAACCTCACGCGCGCACACGCTGGCGGGCCCCGGGCCGGCGTCGGCTGCGCCCGGCCCCGGCGCACCGGGATTCGAGAGCTCTTTCGAGCGCTCGTCCGGTTGCCGCCAAACATCGCCGGCCGCGCTTGACGTCGCGGCCTGCCGCGCTCTAGAAGGCCGGCCACCGGGTCGCGGCGCCCTCGAGGGCGAGCGACGATGGCGTGCGCTCAGGCGACTCGCCGGTACGGACGGTTAGCACAGCGGTAGTGCGTTCCCTTCACACGGGAAAGGTCGCAGGTTCGATCCCTGCACCGTCCACCATTCCCTTCTCCTCCCCCGAACTCCTCCCCCGAAGGTCTGATCCCGGCGCTCCCCGCGTCGGTTTGCCACCCGAAAAGCCCGTGCTAAGGGCGCTCGATCGGTGAACGCATAAGCTTGGACCCGGCCCGATCCGGGTCGCAGGTCACGGGCAGGGGAAGGGCGGGAACAGCCATGAAGGATATCCTCGACAAGCTCGAAGAGCGGCGGGCGCAGGCCCGGCTCGGCGGCGGTGAGAAGCGCGTCGAGGCGCAGCACAAGCGTGGCAAGCTGACGGCGCGCGAGCGGATCGAGCTCCTCCTCGACCACGGGTCGTTCGAAGAGTTCGACATGTTCGTGCAGCATCGCTCCACCGATTTCGGCATGGAGAAGCAGAAGATCCCCGGTGACGGCGTCGTCACCGGCTGGGGCACGATCAACGGCCGCACGGTCTTCCTCTTCTCGAAAGACTTCACGGTGTTCGGCGGCTCCCTCTCGGAGGCGCACGCCCAGAAGATCGTGAAGGTCCAGGACATGGCGCTGAAGATGCGCGCGCCGATCATCGGCATCTTCGATGCCGGCGGCGCGCGCATCCAGGAGGGCGTCGCGGCGCTCGGCGGCTACGGCGAGGTGTTCCGCCGCAACGTCATGGCCTCGGGCGTCATCCCCCAGATCTCGGTGATCATGGGTCCGTGCGCGGGCGGCGACGTCTACTCGCCGGCCATGACCGACTTCATCTTCATGGTCCGCGACACGAGCTACATGTTCGTGACCGGCCCTGACGTGGTGAAGACCGTCACCAACGAGGTCGTGACCGCCGAGGAGCTCGGCGGCGCCAAGGTCCACACGACCAAGTCGTCGATCGCGGACGGTTCCTTCGAGAACGACGTCGAGGCGATCCTCCAGATCCGCCGCCTCCTCGACTTCCTCCCGGCCAACAACATCGACGGCGTGCCGGAGCTCGAGAGCTTCGACGACGTCGACCGGATCGACGCGTCCCTCGACACGTTGATCCCGGACAACCCGAACAAGCCCTACGACATGGGCGAGCTGATCCGCCGCGTGGTGGACGAGGGCGACTTCTTCGAGATCCAGTCCGCCTACGCGCGCAACATCATCACCGGCTTCGGCCGGATCGAGGGCCGCACGGTCGGCTTCGTGGCCAACCAGCCGCTGGTGCTCGCGGGCGTGCTCGATTCGGACGCCTCGCGGAAGGCCGCGCGCTTCGTGCGCTACTGCGACGCCTTCGGCATCCCGATCGTCACCTTCGTGGACGTGCCGGGCTTCCTGCCGGGCACGGCGCAGGAATACGGCGGCCTGATCAAGCACGGTGCCAAGCTGCTCTTCGCCTACTCGCAGGCGACGGTGCCGCTGGTCACGATCATCACCCGCAAGGCCTTCGGCGGCGCCTACGACGTCATGGCGTCGAAGCACGTCGGCGCGGACGTGAACTACGCGTGGCCGACGGCGCAGATCGCCGTAATGGGCGCGAAGGGCGCGGTCGAGATCATCTTCCGGAGCGAGATCGGGGATCCGGAGAAGATCGCGGCGCGCACCGGCGAGTACGAGGACCGGTTCCTCTCGCCCTTCGTGGCGGCCGAGCGCGGCTACATCGACGAGGTGATCATGCCGCACTCGACCCGCCGCCGGATCGCCAAGGCCCTCGGCATGCTCCGCACCAAGAAGATGGAGCAGCCCTGGAAGAAGCACGACAACATCCCGCTCTGAGGCGGGCGCAGGGGCCGGCGGCCGTGTCGCCGCCGGTCTCAGCTGCGGTTGCTGTTCTCGATCACCGCGCACAGCGTCAGGGGGCCCTTGTCGGGCGACACCATCGCCGAACAGGTGACCCGGGCACCGCCGAGGTCGATGTTGCTGTGCCGGAGCTTCGTGGCCGTCGCCTGGGCGCGGTGCGCGGCCTCGGTGATCACGGCGGCATCGATGCCGGTCACCGCGTGCCCAGCCTGGCCGAACAGGTCGTAGTAACTGTCCGGCGGGTTGGCACCGCGAAACTGCGCGCCCACCGACGACAGGTCCGGCGCGCCGCAGGCCAGCGTCAGGGTCATGTCCGGACCGGCCGTGAAGCTGGCGTAATCGCTCCGGCGCTCGGCCGTCTTCGCCGCCGTCTCGGCCCTCACCTTGTCGACGAGCGCGTCGCAGGATTGGGCCCGGGCGGTTCCGAAGCCGGCCGAGAGGGCGGTGAGGACGAGGAGGGGCAGGAACGCGCGCATACCGGCGAGGTAGCGCGGTGTCCCGGAATGGCGAGCGGCGCGGCGTTCCGGCGCGCCCGGCCCCGGCCCGATCCGGATCAGGCGGATTAACCCTGCCCCTGGACCAAGACGGGTTTCTCGCCGACGAGGAGGCGCCGCTTGAGGCGGGCGATGCCCTCGCGCTGCAACTCGCTCGGCGGGGAATGCGCGCTGGCCACCTGCGTCAGCATAGCGATCAGCTCGCCCCGCTCCGCCGGCGTCAGCGCGTCGCGCAGCAGCGGCGCCAGGGCGTCGGCGACCTGCGAGAACGGAAGCCGCGCCCGCGTGTAGCCCCAGGCCCGCTCGAAGGTGGCCGAGATCCGATCCACCTCCAGCGGCGTCTCCATGTATTCGAGAATCCGCGTCTTCTCGCTGGCGGTCAGGGGGCTGCCCGTCCGGACCAGCTGGATCATCAGGATCACCGCCGCCAGGCGCGGGTCGCGGACGCGCTGCAACGGCGTCCCCACGAGGTTCTGGAAGGTCGAGACGGCGCGGCGCTGGAGCCCCTTCGTGTCCCGGTCGACCTCCTGCAGGCCCTTGACGGTTCCGTGCGTCCGCAAGATCCAGAACAGTCCCGCAACGATGATCCCGATGAGGCCGAGCAGGATCGGCATGAGCATCCCCACATCGAATCGACGCGGGACGGTCCCACGCACCTCTCAGTGTGTCAAACTGTCATCAATGCCTGTCGATTACCGACGCGACATGCAGGGTCTCCGGCCCAGGGAAGGAATCCATTGCGCGCGACCGGGATGTACTTCGCCGATGCAAGGATCAGCGGCAAATCTCCGCGAACCCGCCGCTCAGCTGGCGGCCGTGGGCGTGTCCGTCTTTCCGAGTTCGAGGAGGACGATCTCCGGGGGGACGCCCATCCGCACGGGGATCCGGCTCATCCCGAAGCCGCCCGAGACGATCATGTGGCGACCGTCCTGGACGACGTGGCCGTAGGAATAGTCGTGTCCGCGCACCTTTCGGATGGCTGGCGCGTGGCCGAACAGGCGGACCTGCCCGCCGTGAGTGTGCCCGGCTAGGGTCAGCGAGACGCGGTCGGGCACGCTGGCGAAGATGTCGGGTTCGTGGGCCATGAGGATCACGGGCGCCGTATCCGTGATCGCCTGCAAGGTGCGCGGCAGGTCGGCGAGGCTGAACGTGCTCCACGCGTTGAGGAACGGCTGCTGGTCGCCGAGTCCGGCCAGCCAGAACGGCCGCCCGTCCTTCACGAGGCGCACGGCCTGGTTCTCCAGAACCGGGATGCCCTGCGCCTCCAGCAGGCGCCGGACCGCCGGAACGCCGCGGCCGGCCCGCTGGACGGCGTGGTCGTCCCACCAATCGTGGTTGCCGAGGATCGCGTGCGTGCCGAGGGGCGCCTTCAGCTCCGTCATCATCCGGGCGAACCGGTCGAGCGGCAGCTTGCGCCACGCGATGCGCCCGGCCGGGTAGTCGCCGAGCAGCAGGACAAGATCGGGCTCGAGAGCGTTGGTAGCCGCCATGATTTCCGCCACCCGGTCGAACGGCATGTACGGCTCGCAGATGTGGAAATCCGCGAGCACCGCCACCCGCAGGCGCAGCGCCGGATCCCAGCGCGGCAGGGTCGGCGCGTAGGACGTGACCACCAGCCGGTGCAGCGGCTCGACGTCGAAGGCGTAGACGCCCGTCGCGGCGGTGAGGCCGGCGCCCACGCCGAGCCCGGTCAGGAACTGCCGGCGGCTCGGCATGATCAGCATCGCGATAAGACCTGTTGGCTCTGGAACTCGCCGGTGTCCCGCTAAGTGCGCAGTCCGGCGAAAGCGGGGCGGAACCGGCTTCACGGCCGCGGGACACTGGTCCGAAACCGGTTGACGGACCGTGGCCTGCCGCCGCGCTCGGTCTATAAGACAGTGTCTCGTCCAGCGAAGTGATCCGGAACCAGATGTTGAACCGCCCCCTGCGCATCGGCACCCGCGGCTCTCCGATGGCGCTCGCGCAGACCGGGATGGTGCGCGACCGGATCGTGGCGGCCAATCCGGGCCTGGAGACCGAGTTGGTGGTCGTGACCACCGTGGCCGACAAGATCCTCGACCGACCCCTGTCCGAGATCGGCGGCAAGGGCCTGTTCACCAAGGAACTGGAGCAGGCCCTGTTCGCCGGCGAGGTCGACGTCGCCGTGCATTCCATGAAGGACGTGGAGACCTGGCTCCCCGACGGCCTCACCATCGCCTGCATCCTCGAGCGCGACGACCCGCGGGACGCGTTCCTGTCGCCGCACGCCGACGGTCTGGCGGGGCTGCCGTCGGGCGCGCGGGTCGGGACCTCGTCGCTCCGCCGCGGCGCGCAGGTGCTGATGCGGCGGCCCGATCTCCGGGTGGTGCCGCTGCGAGGCAACGCCAATACGCGGATGCGCAAGCTCGAGGCCGGCGAGTGCGACGCGACTCTCCTCGCCCTGGCGGGCCTGCAGCGCCTCGGCCTGGAGAGCATGGCGCGCAGCGTCCTGTCGGTGGACGAGATGCTTCCCGCCGTGGCGCAGGGCGCCCTCGGCATCGAGTGCCGCACGGACGACGCGGTGATCCGCGACCTCCTGGCGCCCATCGCCTGCCAGCGGACCACCACCGCGGTGTCGGCCGAGCGGGCGCTGCTCGCGGAACTCGACGGGTCCTGCCGGACCCCGATCGCCGCCCTCTCGCAGATCGACGGGGACAGCCTGCGGATCGACGGGCTGCTGTTCCTGCCCGACGGCAGTCGCCACTGGGCGGCGTCCCGGCAGGGGCCCGTCGCGGAGGCGGAGCGGATCGGCCGCGAGGCGGGCGCGGCGCTGAAGGCGGCGGCCGGCGATACCTATACTCATCACTTGCAGTGAGGCCCGGCCGATGCCGTCCGTGACCCTGGTCGACGTCTTCACCCACGCGGGCACGGGCGGCAACCCCTGCCCCGTCGTCCCCGACGCGCGGGCCCTCGACGCGGAGGCCATGCGGGACGTCGCGCGGCGCTACGGGCACGAATCGGGCTTCGCTCTGCCGGCCGAGGACCCGGCCCACGACCTGCGCCTGCGCTTCTTCGTGCCGAACCACGAGATGGAGATGTGCGCCCACGCCACCATCGGCGTCCTGTGGGTGCTGGCCCGCGAGGGACGGCTTCCGAATGCGTCGGTCCGGATCGCGACTGGCAGCGGCTCCGTGACGGGGTTCGTGAGCCCGCGCGGCGCGGATGCCTGGAGCGTCGCGATTACGCAGCCAGTCGGCCGTGTGCGGCCCCTGGCGGAACAGCACAGCGCCGATGTCCGCGCGGCGCTCGGAGTCGGGCACGACGCGCTCGCCGCGCGCCCTGTCCACAACGCCGTGACGTCGCGGGTCAAGACGCTCGTGCCGATGCGCGATGCGGCCGCGCTCAACGCCCTCGCGCCCGCGAGCGACGCCGTCGAGGCTGCCTGCACGCGGATCGGCTCGACCGGGCTCTACCCCTACGCCGTGCTCGACGGCCCGGCCAGGCTGTTCGAGGCGCGCCAGTTCCCCCGCGCCTCCGGCTATCCCGAGGATGCCGCAACGGGCATCGCCGCCGCGGCCCTGGCCTTCGGGCTGCTGCGGGACGGGCTCATCGAGCCGGACGATCGTCCGATCCGGATTCTGCAGGGGCGGGCCATGGGCCGCCTGTCCGAGATCCGGGTGCAGCTCGGCTTCGTGGGCGGTCGCCCGGTCGGGTGCCTGCTGGAGGGCGACGTCGCTCTCGACAGGTCCGCCGACTAGGAGGAGGACTGCTTGCGCCGCTCCTGGGAAGGTCGGACGTGCCGACGACAAACTCGATCATCGTCTGCCGCGCGGCCTCGGCGCCGCCGGACCTGAGCCGACACGACACCATCAACATCCAGGCGCCCTAGGATCTCGTGGAAAACCTCCCCGGCCTATCCACGGCGCGGTATCCGGCCGCCGACCGCGCGATCGCGGAGGACGAGGGCGGCCGGATCGCGGGGGAGTGGTTCGCCGAGCCGTCGCGGCTTGGAGGGGGCTGCGGTCCGTCGCCGCCGCTTCAATCCGCCCTACCATCCCGGTCGCGGCGGATGCTGCGGCGGACCGCGGTGAGCTGCCAGACCCCGATACCCAGCGCCAGGGCGAAGACGAGGCCGATATCGAAAGCGACGAACAGCCTGTCGCTCACCGAGGAGCCTCCGCCGCGCCGATCAGGACGGCGCGGAGCGGCCGAACGCCTCGCGCTCGCGCATCCGCTCGATCAGGTCGAGGACGTGCACGACCCGGCCGCTGACGTCCCACCAGGGCCGCAGAGCCGGTCGCTCGCGCATCGGCAGGACCGGCTCGGCCGCCACCGCCTCGATCAGGAACGCCGTCTCGGGGAGCGGCGCCGCGCCGAGGCCGGCCGCGCCCGAAGGCGTGCCGAGAGCGCGCGCAATCAGCGCGAGCTTCCGCCCCGTCGTGACGCGGGCGCGGTGGCGGACCGAATCGTAACCCTGCGCCGCCACGACCCGGCCGATCTCGGCATAGATCAGGGCCGCCGCCCGGATCGAGGGCCGGCAGCCCCGGGGCAGCACCGCGATCCCGGCCTGCGCGCGGGCGTAGAGGCTGTCCGCCTCGCCGAGGACACGGGCCACGACGCCGGCCAGCGCCGGACTCGGCCGCGGATCGGCGAGGAACGCGTCCGGGTCGATCCCGGCCTCCCGCATCCAGTTTAGCGGCAGGTAGAGGCGGCCCATCCGCGCGTCCTCGCCGACGTCGCGCGCGATGTTGGTGAGCTGCATCGCGGCGCCGAGATCGCAGGCGCGGGCCAGCGCGTCGCGATCGCGGGTGCCCATGATCAGGGCCATCATCGCCCCGACCGAGCCCGCCACCCGGGCGGCGTAAGCGTGGAGCGCGCCGAGATCGGCGTAGCGCCGGCCCTCGGCGTCCCACGCGAAGCCCTCGATCAGCGCGCGCGGCAGCGCCTCCGGGATCGCGTGGGCCGCGACGATCTCCGCGAAGGCGCGGTCCGCCGGGGCGTCGGCGGGGCGGCCGGCATAGGCCTGGCCGATTCGGCCCTCGAGACGCGCCACGGCGCTGCGTCGGTCGGCCGGGCTCGCGGCATCGTCGACGAGGTCGTCCGACAGCCGGCAGAAGGCGTAGAGGCCGTAGGCCGCCTCGCGCATGTCGGCCGGCAGCAATTGGCCGGCCGCGAAGAAGCTCTTCGAGCCGGCCCGGATCGCCACCCGGCAGGCGGTTCGGTCGGCCGCGGCGGCGAATTCAGGCGGTAACGCGGGCATCGGGGACCACGCTGTCGAGGATGCGGGCGGAGGAGAGCACCCCGGGGAGGCCCGCGCCCGGATGCGTGCCGGCCCCGACGAGATAGAGATTGCGGACCGCGCTCGACCGGTTGTGCGGACGGAACCAGGCCGATTGCGTCAGCACCGGCTCCAGGCCGAAGCCCGATCCCCGGTAGCTCAAGAAATCGTCCTGGAAATCCAGGGGCGTCGTCACCTTCGAGGTCACGATGGTCTCGGACAGGCCCGGCATCACGCTCGCCTCGAGCATGGCGGCGATCCGGCGCCGATACGGTTCGGCGAGGGTCTGCCAGTCCTGACCGCCGGCGAGGTTGGGAACCGGAGCCAGCACGTAGAAGGCGTCGCATCCCGGCGGGGCGAGGCTCGGATCGGTCGCGGTCGGCCGGTGCAGGTACAGGCTCGCATCCTCGGCCAGCACCTTGCGATCGAAGATGTCGGCGAGCAGGCCGCGATACCGCGGCCCGAGCAGAATCGTGTGGTGATCCACCGCCGGGTAGCGCCGCTTGGTGCCGAAGTACCAGACGAACAGCCCCATCGACGAGCGGGCCCGCTGGAACCGTCCCGGGCTCCAGCGCTGCGCCTCCGGCAGCAGGCGCGCGTGCGTCACGGCCGAATCGGCGTTGGACACCACGACGTCGGCCGCGATCGGCTCGCCGCTCGTCAGGTTGACGCCGGTGGCTGCCCCCTCCTCCACCCTGATGCGCGCGACCTCGACGCCGAGGCGCAGGCGGCCGCCCTGCGACCGGATCAGCCGCACCAGCCCGTCGACCAGCTGACCGGTTCCGCCCATCGCGAAGTGGACGCCCCAGCGCCGCTCGAGGTCGGCGATCAGGCAGTAGATGGCGCTGGCCCGGAACGGGTTGCCCCCGATCAGCAGCGGATGGAAGCTGAACACCGTCCGCAGCCGCTCGTCGCGGATGAAGCGCGCCACCACGTCGTGCACCGAGCGGTGTCCCGAGAGGCGCAGCAGGTCGGGCGCGATCTTCAGCATCGCGCCGACGCTGCCGAAGGGCACGTGACCGAGCTGCTCGAACCCGATCCGGCACACGGCGCGGCTGTGCGCCATGAAGCGCTCGTAGCCCGCGACATCGCCGGGCGCGAAGCGCGCCACCTCGTCTCGCATACGGTCCACGTCGCCGCTGTAGGCGAAGGACGTCCCGTCCGCGAAGCGGATCCGGTAGAACGGGTCCATCGGCACCAGCGTCACGTCGTCGGCGAGCCTGCGGCCGGCCAGCTGCCAGAGTTCCTCGAAGAGCTGGGGCGCGGTGACGATGGTCGGACCGGCGTCGAAGGTGAAGCCGTCCTGCCGGTGGACGCGGGCCCGACCACCGGGCTGCGCGAGGCGCTCGAGCACGGTCACGCGGTAGCCGCGGGCGCCCAGCCGGACCGCCGCGGCGAGACCGCCGAAGCCCGAGCCGACCACGACGGCGTGCGAGCGCCGATCGGTCTCTTGCGCAACCCGATGGTCGACCGCGAGTGTCAGCATTGCTTGACACTATCGCGGTCCTTTCCCCGCACGCAAGGGCGAAATCAGGCACGGCTCCGATGGCTTGCGGACCGTTCAGAACTCCCCCGCGAGGCCGGCGCGGACGCCGACGGCGTTGTCGCCGCCGTAGGCCACGCCGGCGGTCACGGCGATCGGGACGCAGCAGGTCGGCAACCGGTGCGCCACGGCGAGGCCGCCGGCCCACTCACCCCGGTAGGTCGCCCCGTTGGTGGCCCAGGTCGTCTTGCCAGGCGCCGACGGCATCGGCGCGGTCGCCATTGCGATGGCCATGGCGACGCCCTGCCGGGCCTCCTTGCGGG from Methylobacterium sp. NMS14P includes:
- a CDS encoding sensor histidine kinase → MSPDHHAEGAGVPAVIPARRSWLSRRLHRFGRNGFSTQVYLIALVIALIGPGLLFTSILLMRYASAERARFEQDARENVRGIGLSLDRDTAGLVSVLQTLATSPRIRQGDFEAFDAQARLVRESIDLDVLLRRPNGQEVVNTGVPRGAPMPIVALPFDQDLTRGTQRAMVSGYVPGPMPGDATYAVGVPVMVDGEVGYILSFTVPLSRLQGILSREVVPGWTTGISDRAGVVLARLPDPEAVVGKQRLASLRQVQSSTPGVWEGQDRQHKPVVVIEARSRLTGWMVATSIPQALVDARVRRWIWAFAGFGLLVLATSSLLAVNLWSRVSRPLRLLAASGPALARGEAIPRVSSPVHEIQRLGVVLSEASLRLRTREEERDRALAETKRGLSALSESEARFRHMADSAPALIWMTDEIGAVSFANLHFEHLFGLPAARFNDDGWHQIVHPDDLENFRSAFTEAFEARVPFRTEARVIDRTGAVRWLQCEGVPRLDDAQNFLGYTGCNIDITDTKNAEEHLLLLIHELNHRVKNTLATVQSIAAQSLRGLEGAEADAARAAFEARLLALARVHDVLTRESWEGAELSAVVADAIRPLEAGEGRASRFQVQGPALRLPPRLALSIAMALHELGTNAVKYGALSTEGGTVEISWTVRRLDEMQLSLRWSERGGPPVKKPTRTGFGSRLIERSLARELAGEVVLSYEPTGVVCTIDAPVPPPGLLERKGVAAPTRIAPLPLAG
- the hemC gene encoding hydroxymethylbilane synthase, translated to MLNRPLRIGTRGSPMALAQTGMVRDRIVAANPGLETELVVVTTVADKILDRPLSEIGGKGLFTKELEQALFAGEVDVAVHSMKDVETWLPDGLTIACILERDDPRDAFLSPHADGLAGLPSGARVGTSSLRRGAQVLMRRPDLRVVPLRGNANTRMRKLEAGECDATLLALAGLQRLGLESMARSVLSVDEMLPAVAQGALGIECRTDDAVIRDLLAPIACQRTTTAVSAERALLAELDGSCRTPIAALSQIDGDSLRIDGLLFLPDGSRHWAASRQGPVAEAERIGREAGAALKAAAGDTYTHHLQ
- a CDS encoding acyl-CoA carboxylase subunit beta, with translation MKDILDKLEERRAQARLGGGEKRVEAQHKRGKLTARERIELLLDHGSFEEFDMFVQHRSTDFGMEKQKIPGDGVVTGWGTINGRTVFLFSKDFTVFGGSLSEAHAQKIVKVQDMALKMRAPIIGIFDAGGARIQEGVAALGGYGEVFRRNVMASGVIPQISVIMGPCAGGDVYSPAMTDFIFMVRDTSYMFVTGPDVVKTVTNEVVTAEELGGAKVHTTKSSIADGSFENDVEAILQIRRLLDFLPANNIDGVPELESFDDVDRIDASLDTLIPDNPNKPYDMGELIRRVVDEGDFFEIQSAYARNIITGFGRIEGRTVGFVANQPLVLAGVLDSDASRKAARFVRYCDAFGIPIVTFVDVPGFLPGTAQEYGGLIKHGAKLLFAYSQATVPLVTIITRKAFGGAYDVMASKHVGADVNYAWPTAQIAVMGAKGAVEIIFRSEIGDPEKIAARTGEYEDRFLSPFVAAERGYIDEVIMPHSTRRRIAKALGMLRTKKMEQPWKKHDNIPL
- a CDS encoding metallophosphoesterase, producing MLIMPSRRQFLTGLGVGAGLTAATGVYAFDVEPLHRLVVTSYAPTLPRWDPALRLRVAVLADFHICEPYMPFDRVAEIMAATNALEPDLVLLLGDYPAGRIAWRKLPLDRFARMMTELKAPLGTHAILGNHDWWDDHAVQRAGRGVPAVRRLLEAQGIPVLENQAVRLVKDGRPFWLAGLGDQQPFLNAWSTFSLADLPRTLQAITDTAPVILMAHEPDIFASVPDRVSLTLAGHTHGGQVRLFGHAPAIRKVRGHDYSYGHVVQDGRHMIVSGGFGMSRIPVRMGVPPEIVLLELGKTDTPTAAS
- a CDS encoding ABC transporter ATPase; this encodes MRAFLPLLVLTALSAGFGTARAQSCDALVDKVRAETAAKTAERRSDYASFTAGPDMTLTLACGAPDLSSVGAQFRGANPPDSYYDLFGQAGHAVTGIDAAVITEAAHRAQATATKLRHSNIDLGGARVTCSAMVSPDKGPLTLCAVIENSNRS
- a CDS encoding phytoene/squalene synthase family protein translates to MPALPPEFAAAADRTACRVAIRAGSKSFFAAGQLLPADMREAAYGLYAFCRLSDDLVDDAASPADRRSAVARLEGRIGQAYAGRPADAPADRAFAEIVAAHAIPEALPRALIEGFAWDAEGRRYADLGALHAYAARVAGSVGAMMALIMGTRDRDALARACDLGAAMQLTNIARDVGEDARMGRLYLPLNWMREAGIDPDAFLADPRPSPALAGVVARVLGEADSLYARAQAGIAVLPRGCRPSIRAAALIYAEIGRVVAAQGYDSVRHRARVTTGRKLALIARALGTPSGAAGLGAAPLPETAFLIEAVAAEPVLPMRERPALRPWWDVSGRVVHVLDLIERMREREAFGRSAPS
- a CDS encoding tellurite resistance TerB family protein, whose product is MPILLGLIGIIVAGLFWILRTHGTVKGLQEVDRDTKGLQRRAVSTFQNLVGTPLQRVRDPRLAAVILMIQLVRTGSPLTASEKTRILEYMETPLEVDRISATFERAWGYTRARLPFSQVADALAPLLRDALTPAERGELIAMLTQVASAHSPPSELQREGIARLKRRLLVGEKPVLVQGQG
- a CDS encoding PhzF family phenazine biosynthesis protein gives rise to the protein MPSVTLVDVFTHAGTGGNPCPVVPDARALDAEAMRDVARRYGHESGFALPAEDPAHDLRLRFFVPNHEMEMCAHATIGVLWVLAREGRLPNASVRIATGSGSVTGFVSPRGADAWSVAITQPVGRVRPLAEQHSADVRAALGVGHDALAARPVHNAVTSRVKTLVPMRDAAALNALAPASDAVEAACTRIGSTGLYPYAVLDGPARLFEARQFPRASGYPEDAATGIAAAALAFGLLRDGLIEPDDRPIRILQGRAMGRLSEIRVQLGFVGGRPVGCLLEGDVALDRSAD
- a CDS encoding SelT/SelW/SelH family protein — protein: MHEGPAGAKPGSDVTAEGAAGPGRPRVAITYCTQCNWLLRAAWMAQELLSTFRDDLGEVALVPATGGTFRIELGAALLWERVRDGGFPDVKALKQRVRDHLDPARDLGHIDRS
- a CDS encoding phytoene desaturase; amino-acid sequence: MLTLAVDHRVAQETDRRSHAVVVGSGFGGLAAAVRLGARGYRVTVLERLAQPGGRARVHRQDGFTFDAGPTIVTAPQLFEELWQLAGRRLADDVTLVPMDPFYRIRFADGTSFAYSGDVDRMRDEVARFAPGDVAGYERFMAHSRAVCRIGFEQLGHVPFGSVGAMLKIAPDLLRLSGHRSVHDVVARFIRDERLRTVFSFHPLLIGGNPFRASAIYCLIADLERRWGVHFAMGGTGQLVDGLVRLIRSQGGRLRLGVEVARIRVEEGAATGVNLTSGEPIAADVVVSNADSAVTHARLLPEAQRWSPGRFQRARSSMGLFVWYFGTKRRYPAVDHHTILLGPRYRGLLADIFDRKVLAEDASLYLHRPTATDPSLAPPGCDAFYVLAPVPNLAGGQDWQTLAEPYRRRIAAMLEASVMPGLSETIVTSKVTTPLDFQDDFLSYRGSGFGLEPVLTQSAWFRPHNRSSAVRNLYLVGAGTHPGAGLPGVLSSARILDSVVPDARVTA